Genomic DNA from Magnolia sinica isolate HGM2019 chromosome 4, MsV1, whole genome shotgun sequence:
CAGGTAATGATGACTGTGACAGTGGATTGCTGGTAATCCCATGCGATTGCTATATCCAGTGAATCTACCACCGAGTATGTTTGGCCTGCCTGGCAAATCCCAGGATTacgcctggccaatcccttccaatccgtccacccccttccattccgtccacccaaacatgtcccaggcaaaatagatgggattaagagggattgggtggatttcaaagTAATGATGGTTATgccagtggattgctggcaatcccatgggattgctccaaTTTAGGCAGAAATTCAATGTGCctatttggcacgcctggccaatcccgggattgatgcttctaatcccttccaatacaatcAAATCCCATCcagtctgcccggccaaacaggcccttaaaagaTTCTGGACATGATACTCAGCTAACCCCTACAGCATAGAGTCCCACCAGTCAAAATCTCACCATGTAAGTTCACCTACGAGACTGGCGGTGAGCTCCACACCACCCAAGCCTTGTTTTTCACTTCCAACGAAACAAATCCGAACAGATCGAGTGCCCTTGTACTGCTGGAACCTGGTGTGATGAATTAGAATAGGTCAGGCTGACATACTAATTAGTCAATCTAGGCCGTCTACTAAGTATAATCCACATGGCCCACTTTGCAAAAATCTCACTGCTTTGATGGTCTCATCCACCCGTACGTCACATTCATTTTCACCATTTGTTTTTCTAAGCTATGGGGATAAGATGGTCAGGACCATCACATCAAAGACATTGTTGGGAACTATAAGCAACCCAAAATGGGGCCCGCCAAATGGATGATTCAAAATGACTGTATGCAAACAAGCTTTATCTTCTTTTAAGGGATATGGATCTGATGTTTAGCAAACCTCCATTTGACATATTTGCTGTGGCCTTTGAAAAGTCGGTTGCACCGAATCAACTGTACAGATCGATTAATTGATTCGATGTTCCACGTGTCCAGAAGCaactgggaacggattggctactccccctgacaccagctccgtggctggtgttcggtgctctgtgggccccacaatgatgtatgtgtttcatccattccgttcatccatttttaaagatcattttatttttaatcccaaaaatgagagggatataaatctcaggtggaccacatcacatgaaaacaatagtgattggatattgaccattaaaatcctcctatggcccactatactgtttatttgacatccaatccgttgattaggtcatacaggcccagatgaagagaaacaacaaatatcagcttgatccaaaacttttatgacccccaaaatgtttttaatggtcaaccctcattcaaaactgtttcctgtaatgtggtctacttgagaattggatatatcACATTTTTTGGActtatactgtaaaatgatctgttaaaacagatggatggcatggatgaaacacatacatcatggtgtcgcccacatagcactgaccatctgccattggctggtgtcaaggggagtagccaatccgttcccgaagCAACTCATAGCACAATAACTGATTGTGTGACACCCGCATCATGACATCGCACGTGCCTATCACCCGCATCTGTAGAAAGATACAGaatcaaaagaaaaagaatgccTCATCATTGATGGGAGTTTCTGGACGGGGATTACCTGCGAAAGTTCAGAAATATAAGTGGGCCTCTCCGTGATGTTCATCAGAAATCaatctcgtccatccattttgaaagttaATTTTAAAACACGAGACGAAGAATGGATGGATCTAAAATTCAAGGATGCCAAAAGTGGGAAAGAGGCTTATTGATGAAATCTTCCTGGGTCCACCTTTGGGGTCGTTCGGCACCATGGATGTGGGAGGATttgaggaggtttcaaatcaagggagtttaaaatcctcctaaaacAGGTGTTTGACATCCATATATCATTTAAAAtcttttcaagagttgcatgtgtaacatgcatGTCAATGAATTATTAATACATCACACATGGCCTATTAAGCgcggtccaaacattgtctatgtaaatcaatggttaaaaatcgttggttaaaAATCTAGGAAATTTTCTTTTCGGATTTGATTActtaaaattcaagaaaaccgtCCATATTACAAGGAAAAGAGTGAAATGATCAAAGGTGAAATAGAATCAAATCCAAAAAGAAAAATTCCTAGATTATATCTAGTGGACCTTATCTTGGATATGGccgaattttcaaaaattatacTTATCAAATGACCACAGCAATCCATAACTTCCCGTTCACATTCAGTCACTTAACATTTTCATTTAGATGGACACGATCATCCTATCTATGTCTGTCGATAACCATTGGAAATTCAAGGTAGTGTCCAATAGATGGACAGCCCTCCCTGATTAATGCATAAACCATGCCACCTAGGTGCATTCATCTACCATAGTCCGGATCTTCCTGCCACGTAGGTGCATTCATCTACCATATTCGGGATCTACCATGAATACATCCTGATCTACACATTTGTATTCGTCAGGATTTTTAGCCATTCTATCAGGCTCCTTTCAATTATCCAAACGGTTTATATGATAGGCCTCACAGCAAAATGTAAGATGCTTAAAAATATCCTTTTGATTAtttaaaattcaagaaaaccatcCATATTACAAGGAAAAGAGTGAAATGATCAAAGGTGAAATAGAatcaaattgaaaaagaaaaattcccAGATTATATCTAGTGGACCTTATTATGGATGgtcgaattttcaaaaattatacTTATCAAATGACTACAGCAATCCATAACTTCCCATTCACATTCAGTCACTTAGCATTTTCATTTAGATGGACACGATCATCCTATGTCTGTGGATAACCATTGGAAATTCAAGGTAGTGTCCAATAAATGGACAGCCCTCCCTGATTAATGCAGAAACACTGCCACATAGGTGCATTCATCTACCATATTCCGGATCTTCCTGCCACGTAGGTGCATTCATCTACCATATATACCATGAATACATCCTGACCTATACATTAGTATTCGTCAGGATTTTTAGCCATTCGATCAGGCTCCTTTCAATTATCCAAAGGTTTATATGATAGGCCTCACAGCAAAATGTAAGATGCCTAAAAATATCCTCTTGATTATTTAAAATTCAAGAAACCATCCATATTACAAGGAAAAGAGTGAAAATGTCAAAGGTGAAATAGAATCAAATCCAAAAAGAAATATTCTTAGATTatatctaagggcctgtttggacggtgggattagaaggtataaggtgagatgggattcaaaaaatataattattacccatggcaggattCTCCCCTTTTGgtatgggataagattaatgccatgctatgttggtaatacggtggtacattgaatggatatacccaccataatttgaaattactgagaataacatacatgtgttttatctaaattgttcatttgttttgtaacctcattttatagcatgggcctaaaaatgaggtagatccaaaacttatgtggccccaaagaagttttcaacggtaagtatttgatccccgttgttttctatggtggggtccacttgagctttagatttacctgattttttggtccatgctctaaaataatctcgaaaaatgggtggacggtgtggatatagcccacacatcttgatgggacctacacaacttgctaacattgagtgaaattggcaccgGACCCGGTGCAATTCCTTCTcttctaattccaagcttttccattcttcccaaacatagagtggaattggtacaggaccagatgaatcccatcccacctaatcccttctaatcccactgcccaaacacgcccccAGTGGACCTCATTATGGATGGccgatttttcaaaaattatacTTATAAGATGACTACAGCAATCCATAGCTTCCCATTCACACTCAGGCACTTAACGTTTTCATTTAGATGGACACGATCATCCTATCTATGTCTGTCGATAACCATGGGAAAGTCAAGGTAGTGTCCAATAGATGGACAGCCCTCCCTGATTAATGCATAAACCCTGCTACGTAGGTGCATTCATCTACCATATTCCGGATATCCGGCCACATGCAGTACTCTATGGCCTATGCTGAGTTCTACATGAATACATCCGGATTTACACATTAGTATGCATCAGGATTTTTCACCATTCGATGAGGCTCCTTTCAATTATCCAAACGGTTTATATGATAGGCCTCACAGCAAAATGTAAGATGCCTAAAAATATCCTTTTGATTAtttaaaattcaagaaaaccgtCCATATTACAAGGAAAAGAGTGAAATGATCAAAGGTGAAATAGAAtcaaatcgaaaaaaaaaaaattcctagatTATATCTGAGATGCATcccatcaaataaacggtttgaaTCATTGAAATATGACTCCTGACCCAAAGCATCAAGTCCCGGTGCATTCTAAATCAATGCACCGGCATGTATTCTTACTAACCTTATTCCATGCTTCCTCGCTTCCCCTCCGGTCTCTGCTCCCGATATCAATAACATCTTATTTTTTATTGTGAAATCTTAGGAGTTATGTCATGATAATCgcaccatttaataaatgggaccACCTTTTGTGCCTCCGGTTTTGGTGTTTCCACATGCTGGAACATGtatatgacaatccagaccagacatcgcgtggggcccacttttgattagATCAGGACCAAAGATACATTTGATTGAACTATGTTAACCATCTAATTAAAGGACCTTTCTTAGCTGAATTAGAACCGTTCCTTGCTCTTGTCTTTTAGTGTTGATTTGACATTTACTTTTCTCTATATATCAAGTATCTAGTAGGCATGAGTCGCATTACATGTATGGGACCCCTCGCAGGAAGATAGAGACCATCGTAAGTATAAAGTTAAGGaggggcccaccatccaagcTACATCGCCACCGCACTATAAAAGAAAGGTAATATATGGACAACCGAGTCATTtagtcatgtgggccccacgggtgGAGAAGATAGGAACCAAGAGAATGCACGTGAACCATGGTTTTTCACCCGTCGGAGATGTGGCACTCAAGGGGGCGCGAATTCGGTAACCACCGAGGGCGGTGAATCCGTGACTTAGGGCACACGTGATGTAtatttttatatccacgccattcatccgtttCTTTCGGGTTATTTTACGaagatgagccaaaaaatgaagtagatccaaataccaggtggaccacaccttaaacgcccaccattaaaacagtCCTAggtcctactgtgatgtttatcttccatccaacgtTTTGATGAGGTAACACAAAACTtggtgaaggaaaaacacaaatatctaaagcttttatggctcctaAGAAGaatttaatggtgagtgttcaatcaccactgtttcctgtggtgtggtccacctgagatttggatctactttatttttgggtttattctaaaatgagctagtaaaatgaatggacagtgtgatatcacggtgggccacagtcACTAAAGTGGTTTTCGGATCCACTAAAATCCGGTTCCACTCGAGGGGAGTAACCGTTTCCTCGACCCGGAACTTTGCAAGttataaaagtggggcccatgattcgaTAACCCAGACCATCGGTCCCATTAAAATGTCGaagagaccaatggtctggattacttaaAAAAGGGCCCACTCGACAAGATAGAAACCCGACTTGATGTAAAAAGGACGCTGGTTGAGGATGGTGTGTATCATCTTGGTTTTGGTTGTATTAGAGGAGGTTTTAAGCTAGCAATGGCCCAGGGTTGAACCATAATGACACTTCGCTCTCAATGAGCTTATCTTTGTCCCATTGATAACAGTGATGGGCACCAAgccattttctttgatttttcatCATGTAGTgcgatcaggtgggcccacattttTTTGGGTGGCCCCATCTTGATTCTTTGCCGTGGGTTTGTTTCCAAGGACGccgattgcctactgacgctgctAGTAGTGAGGTGGTTACTGGATAGTGCTCTGGAAGCCTcaacataatgtatatgttttatccacgctgtccatttatgttttctgataattttaaggcatgaatgtagaaatgaggcagatttaaatctcaagtggaccacaccacaagaaaacagtagtgattgaacacccacagttgaaaacttcttaggcccactgtaattaatgtttattttcaatacaACATGTTGATTatgtcccaaaaagtttttaatagttggtgtcCAATCACCAtgatttcttgtggtgtgtcTACCTGCGAgttggatcttcttcaattttgggctcatgccctgaaatgatatgaaaaagagGATGGAGAGAGGGGGAAAAAAATACATAAGTTACGGGCCCAAAAGAGCACCGTCTGGCAGTGCATCTGCAGGCAATCTGTGTCTTGTTTCCCATGGAATGGGATCACCAAGCGAGGTGTACaggagttgagcttggcacagctcaacttggctcggccactagccgaccctagcttgaactcggctcggcttggtcctcgagcctaactggccagctcggatAGTTCGAGCCGAGATCGAGCccgtgcggcattttcacaaacgcatggagtgcactttcaatttcctaCGTTATGTAAaacatcaaacaccttgtaggtaacatcaaaataaagaaaaaatggtatttgtttcatatacatatcttccttaccacccagccgacacttcgttaagttatttcatcaagcacttggtgagcaacattaatattaaagtaaccgagtcaccaaactggtttgatctgagttcgattcgagttggggttcaattcgagttgagtcgagctcgggcaaactcgaactcagttcgaagtttttttgagctaaaaacaAATCAGCCTGACTCatctcgaactcagtttcgaattgaactttttcgagtcgagtcgagcgagctaaccgagctaactcggttcatgtacaagcAAGCATTGAGAACAGGCACATAAAGGTCACTTTGGTAGCAAATAAAAGTTTATTTCTGGACAGCTAGATTGCTTGCTTAGACGGATCTGGACTGGCCTGCTTTGaaattagaaaagaaagaaataaaaaaaaatgataataataataaaaagatttGAAAATTTAGTATTGAAATACTGTAAAAACGCACAAAAGGAGCTCTATTTTCAAATTATAGAAGTAAAAAGACTATCTTAAAATGTTTATTACAAAATAGGTATACATCTCATACAACAACTCTGTAACTAGTAAGTAACAACTAATCAATATAAGAAGAGAATTACAAAAGCATACCCTTAAACTACATAATTAACAAAAATACTACACTTTTCCTCATCTGTCTAAGGCATCTCGGGGACTCAATCGTAGGTAGTGTCATCCAAGTCATTTGAATAGGCATCAACAACATATTAAGTCTATGCTTATCTAGCTCAATCATATTTTAATAGATTAGGTATTCTCATATTATTTGTCAAGTACTTGAAATAAGGAAAGATTGTTTGACGTATCTCAATATTAAAAACTTGACACGTGGTATATGtataaatttgaaaatatataCTGTCCAATTTAGTGCTTGTAGGGTACTTAGAGATGAATGGTGGCACACATTAATGCATTACACATATATCTTGATAAGCATTACAAGTGGATAACATGAATGGCAATATGAAATATTTGCAATGCTTGTAGATGTATTGTAGCACCTGTGACACATTGGTACATGTGATAAATTTGTGCTATGAGAGAATGATCTATTGCAATAAGTTAAAAGCCTTACAAATGTTAAAGAATTGAATGgtttaaaaaatttctttttattttgttacaTAGGTAAGTAGCAGCTAAAGTATGGACAAAGGAATTGTCCTTGTTAGGACTTGGGgtccatttggatgcactttcacATAGGAGGTTTTCATGAAAGGAGTTTTTGCTCCTACTATTTCTATCAGCTTGATTGGATGCACTTAGACTGGTTAAGTCGGCATCAAGGCCCATTTAGATGCTCTTCCTCCAAGGGGAGTTTTTGAAAAGTAGGATTTAAGCCTCCCTTTTCAGCTGTACCAACAAAAGTCAATCTAATTTGTTTTGGTGAAATAGGTGTTTTAATGCCTATTTTATCGACTCAAAGATGAGATGGAGTTTtaaaaagtgcatccaaacacacatcATCATTTATCATTTGGATCACAACGGTAGTTAGGccttgttgatgcagaaatctggttcaccctttcGTCGAACCACTAGACCTTCGGATACTTGTGCActaagaagacaaaggagaccctaattacaacaagggaccctccgattctaaagtcaggctaggaatctggatCAAGTAGCGTGGATAAGCTTTATTGGGTGAGATTGTGCGTACCTCTTAGTGTAGACGAGTCTCCTATTTATAGTGTAGAGGGATTATTATTGGGATTAGAAACGGTTCTCGATCACAGGTGCAATCTTTATGTACGTTTCTTAACCGTTATAGGGAATTTGTGAGGGTGATAAGTGTTGAAGTGGTCacctctaaaatcatgtgatggatggtcaaGGCCGAGCTGGGCCAAACCCCCGATCAGTTGGGCTGACCTCCATGGTCGGCTCAAGGTGGTCTTCCACATTGACCATCGCTGGTCAACTAACTAATTCCTTGGTCCGCCCGTGCTTGGGCATGGGAGCAAGCTCATTTTCTCGGAACCTGATTGTCCCCTCGATCTTGTCGAACTGACTGGTCTTCTGGCGGCTTGTCAAGGTCTAGTTGAGCCAAGTCCTCGATCAATCGGGCATATTGGATAAATCTAGGCGTTCCTCGGGGGTCAAACATGCTTGCTATGAACCCAGAGATATACGGTGTCGTGGCCTCAGCTCGGGAGGTTGTTGCCTGTTATTCTTCAAATTGATTTGAGACAGGATTGTTCATAAGTCTTTTGGTCATGATTAGCCGTGGCCCTTCCTTTGAATCTTGAGCCAAGAGGCCCGTGTTCGTGAGTCCGAGCTGACCTCGCAAGTGGTCAGACCATTTTCACCTGTAACGGGCCTCATATGCCCATTTCATGGGTTCATCTAAACAGTTacttataatgtttattttgtccAGTGGGAGATGAGACAAAGTTTATATAACTAAATACCAAGACAAGTTAGATATTGAGTTTGACTTAAGTAGTCATTTAAGTCAAAAGCAGTTTTGCAGGTGCGGCCAAACGTCAAACAGTTCAAGTCCATGCAAGTGGGTCAGAGAATTCACTAAAGAAAATGATcaatcttttctttttaaaacctTGATTGACCGTACCCCATCATATTTCAATTTGTTGATGCTTTTCTGGCATGGGCCTTCCACAAAGGGTTACACCGGACGGCATTCAGTACACTGAACcatggaccacttccacaaactGAAAAATCCGAGTACCCTGAGCACATGCTAGGGTCTATGATCTAATCAATACCTCAACTGGCTACCAACTTGCCTTTCACAACAGTTCACGTGCCCATCACGTGCCATCCCCAGCATTTTCATCGTGGGTGTCGCAAGAGCTGACGAATGGTGACAAATGGTAATTGAATATGGACCCCACAAAATCAGCAGCCCCCACTAGAAATCTCTGCCACTTGAGGAATATCATCCTCCCTCATTGGCTTCTCACCCCAAATAGATAACATTCTAAAAGCTGGCCCACTTGCAGGAATCCGATGCATACATCTTCTCACATGCATACATCCatacacacgcgcgcacacataCATACTCTGTCCAAAAAGAAAACTACAAAAAGAATAGCCCCTTCTCTTATTTCActcggtagaaatttctttcagTCTTGCTTTTCTATCTCAAATGGCTCGTTTCCTTCCCTTTCTCTTCCTCCTCCTACATGCAACCATGGCTGCTGCCTTTCAATTGGAACCTGGTTTTTACTCTCAAACATGCCCAAATGCTGAAAACATCGTAAGGAAAGTGATGAAGCAGGCCTTGAAGAGAGAACCCAGAAGCGTGGCGTCGGTCATGCGGCTTCAATTCCATGATTGTTTCGTTAATGTAAATTTCAATGACCAGAACATGTTTGATTAGCTGATAGTCAGGACGGGTCGATTTcggttttctttatttcttgatttgatttgatttggtttgatttGGTTTGATTTCAGGGTTGCGACGCTTCTTTGTTACTAGATGACACTCCAAACATGTTAGGTGAGAAGCTGGCGTTATCAAACATCAACTCCCTTAGATCATATGAGGTGGTCGACGAAGTTAAAGAAGCCCTTGAACGGGCCTGCCCTGGTGTCGTCTCCTGCGCGGACATCATAATCATGGCTGCTAGAGACGCTGTTGAATTGGTAAGAACCGGTGGCCCGACGGTCATCAGCTGTCCACATAATCATCTTTTGTAATGGAATTGGGTGGTAGATGATCATCCACAGTCTAATGTTGAAAGAATCTAGGAAAGTAGCGTACCGACTTGAAATCTTGCGGTACATGATCTCAAGATGCTTTGGTACTTCTTGTTTCTTGATTGAATATACACGGAATAACTGTTCATCACATTCATGTTTGGTCATTTTTGTCAAAGAAATTATTAAGTGATTTCGCACAGGTAAAGAAAAGATCAAGACCCTGTTTGGTTGTCActttaaaaatgatttcatttcattttagctAATAAAGATTATGTATTAGAAGAGATCATGGTTCATATGAATTTTGGGTTATCATGGTTATTTTTAGTAtgtaattactgttaactaaaacgagatggaactcatttttaagtgacaACCAAACAGGgccaaaataatttaaaaaaaaaaaaaaacattcttggGGCTTGTTGTAATCCACCATCTTGAGGTCCTTTTGggaatggacggtggatgatcGACTATATGCTTAATCTGCGATTAATCGAAGACTAAGGCTAATTGGGTATTTGATCTGATTGTTTGTTCAGACCGGCGGACCAAACTGGAAAGTGAAATTGGGACGCAAAGACAGCCTTACTGCGAGCCAAGAAGACTCAAACCAAATCATGCCAAGCCCGCGAGCCAACGCCAGCACTCTCATCAATCTCTTCAGCAAATTCAATCTCTCCATCACTGATCTGGTCGCGCTGTCAGGGTCCCACTCAATTGGGGAAGGCCGATGCTTCTCCATCGTCTTCCGCCTCTACAACCAATCCGGCACAGGCCGGCCTGACCCCTACATGGACCCACACTTCCGCCAGAAGCTCGATTGCCTCTGCCCTCTCGGAGGAGATGGGAATGTGACTGGGGACCTTGATGCCACTCCACGCATCTTCGATAACCAATACTTCAAGGACTTAGTTAATTTGAGAGGCTTCCTCAATTCAGACCAGACCTTGTTCTCAGGTGACACTCAGACAAGGGAAGTGGTTCAGTATTTTAGCCAGAACCAAAGTGCATTCTTCTCTGCTTTTATTGAAGGTATGGTGAAAATGGGAGACTTACAATCCGGGCGGCCCGGTGAAATTCGGAGGAATTGCAGAGTGGTTAACAGCCTGGAGTCAGAGCAGTATCTTGTTCGGAATTTGAAAGATAGAAAACTGCAATCTGCAGTTGAGAATCAGTAAGTAGAATGTATACATGAAAATGTGAAAGATTAGTGCTCAAATTTCtgtcatacatatatatatttccaaATATTTCGCATTTAAGTGCTTAGTCTTGTATGAATAATGTGGAATTATAGTGTAGAAAATTAGATACACTTAAAGATGCTGCTCGAAGGAGAAATTATAGGACATTGCTCTCCACCACATAGGTGCggatttttcatttttgacaAGTTGGGCCGATGGTCGAGTAATCCATACCATTGGTCTGTTTGTTTCTCACCATGGATGATGAATATCTGAAAGATAAACTGGATTTCGCAATTTCAACCTTTTGATTTGTGGCCTCCGACGGACGAAAGAAGGGTAATTGTGTGAAACGTGGTCCTCAATCTATGCTTGGTATACGTTGGTTTTAAATTCAAACAAGTGGGGCCCCTACAGTGGGTCAATCATGCCTAAAAAACTCCCCAATGGGAAGAAAATTAACCTTTTGacagttaagaagagaaatacaacattcttccacattcaactgaaaaagatGCTAATATTGGTTGCCCGGAGCATCCAATCCGGTAGCCTTTTACAGCATTCTCAATCCACACTGAGACTCAACAGAAAATCAATGGTCCGGATTACCAAACCATCAGCTCCACTTAACAGAATTGAAAACCATGtgcatggtccaaattcaactggAAAAGGTCCAAAGATTGTGGTGGGATCTTCAAATCTAGGAGGTTTTTTGGGTAGATGTGACTTTTCGAGTCTATAAAGCTTTGCTACCTCTTTTAGTCTTGTAGTGGGCATTCGGTGAACTTGAATGCCTTTTTACTAGTCTAGCATCCCGTCTCAGTACTATAGTATGGTCTAGTCTTTCTAATTTCTCTTTCCTTGTTGCCAATGCGGGTTACTAGGAGAGTCAGCAACTTCGCTTGCATTTGATGAACTTCGCTGATGCTTTGCTTCCCAGAAAGCCTCCTTTTTCACATGGTCCAACCAGGCAGGCCTCAACGGAAGAAGGGTCTGGACAAAAAAACCACCGGTCCGGTTATGAGTACT
This window encodes:
- the LOC131242333 gene encoding peroxidase 17, yielding MARFLPFLFLLLHATMAAAFQLEPGFYSQTCPNAENIVRKVMKQALKREPRSVASVMRLQFHDCFVNGCDASLLLDDTPNMLGEKLALSNINSLRSYEVVDEVKEALERACPGVVSCADIIIMAARDAVELTGGPNWKVKLGRKDSLTASQEDSNQIMPSPRANASTLINLFSKFNLSITDLVALSGSHSIGEGRCFSIVFRLYNQSGTGRPDPYMDPHFRQKLDCLCPLGGDGNVTGDLDATPRIFDNQYFKDLVNLRGFLNSDQTLFSGDTQTREVVQYFSQNQSAFFSAFIEGMVKMGDLQSGRPGEIRRNCRVVNSLESEQYLVRNLKDRKLQSAVENQ